One window of Saccharomyces mikatae IFO 1815 strain IFO1815 genome assembly, chromosome: 8 genomic DNA carries:
- the SMKI08G0010 gene encoding uncharacterized protein, with the protein MEVSDKRKFEKANFEEFESALNNKNDLLHCHSITLFETVGTEVRSFYEDEKSGLIKVAKFRTGAIDRKRSFEKIVIAFMVKKNVQKFLTFVEDEPYPSKYLIPKKINLMVYTLFQVHTLKFNRKDYDILSLFYLNRGYYSELSFRVLERCYETASSRPNDSSTMRTFTNFVSGTPIVRSLQKSTIRKYGYNLAPYMFLLLHVNELSIFSAYQASLPGGKKVDTERLKRDLCPRKPTEIKYFSQICNDMMNKKDGLGDILHIILRACALNFGAGPRGGAGEEEDLSVANEQSVIPSVDEHGLKVCKLRSPNTPRRLRKTLDAVKALLVSSCACTAKDLDIFDDNNGVAMWKWIKILYHEVAQETALKDSYRITLVPSSDGISVCGKLFNREYVRSFYFACKAQFDNLWEELNNCFYMPTVVDIASLILRNRDVLFREPKRGIDEYLENDSFLQMIPVKYREIVLPKLRRDTNKMTAALKNKVAVAIDELTVPLMWMIHFAVGYPYRYPELQLLAFAGPQRNVYVDDITRRIQLYTDYNKNGSSEPRLKTLDGLTSDYLFYFVTVLRQMQICALGNSYDAFKHDPWMDVVGFEDPNQVTNRDTSRIVLYSYLFLNTAKGCLVEYATFRQYMRELPKNVPQKLNFREMRQGLIALGRHCVGSRFETDLYESATSELMANHSVQTGRNIYGVDSFSLTSVSGTTATLLQERASERWIQWLGLERDYHCSFSSTRNARDVVAAVAGEASSDHHQNFLSATRKRPREPKSTNDILVAGRKLFGRSFEFRDLHQLRLCYEIYMADTPSVAVQASPGYGKTELFHLPLIALASKSDVKHVSFLFVPYTVLLANCMIRLRRGGFLNVATVRNFIEEGYDGVTDLYVGIYDDLASANFTDRIAGWDNIVECTFRTNNVKLGYLIVDEFHNLETEVYRQPQFGGIRNLDFDAFEKAIFLSGTAPEAVADAALQRIGLTGLSKKSMDINELKRSEDLSRGLSSYPTQMFNLIKEKSEVPLGHVHKIWKKVESPPEEALKLLLALFETEPESKAIVIASTTKQVEELACSWREYFKVVWIHGKLGAAEKVSRTEEFVTDGGMRVLIGTKLVTEGIDIKELMMVITLDNRLNIIELIQGVGRLREGGLCYLLSRKNSWAARNRRGELSPIKEGCITEQVREFYGLESKKGKKGQHVGCCGSRTDLSADTVELIKRMDRLAENPATASMSVAALPSSSQERSSSDRYRDYCSSDEDSNAGIHDSTNASTNASTNASTNASTNASTNASTNASTNASTNASTNASTNASTNASTNASTNASTNASTNASTNASTNASTDASTNASTNASTNASTNSSTDASTNASTNSSTDANTDANTADSTNANTDANTADSTNARTSAVTTASTNARTSAVTTASTNARTSAVTTASTNVRTSAVTTASTNARTSAVTTASTNARTSAVTTASTNARTSATTTASTTASTNEDSNTGGNAESNRFHPATDIDKEPYKRKGSQMVSLERKKLKAQFPNTSENMNVLEFLGFRSDEIKHLFLYGIDIYFCPEGVFTQYGLCKGCQKMFELCVCWARQKVSYRRIAWEALAVERMLRNDEEYKEYLEDIEPYHGDPVGYLRFFTVKKREIYSQIQKKYAWYLAITRRRETISVLDSTRGKQGSRVFRMSGRQIKELYFKVWSNLRESKTEVLQYFLNWDEKKCQEEWEAKDDTVVVEALEKLGVFQRLRSMTSAGLQGPQYVKLQFCRHHQQLRNRYELSLGMHLREQIALGVIPSKPPHWTPFLSMLIGLFYNKIFRQKLEYLLEQISEVWLLPHWLDLANVEVLAADNTKVPLYMLMVAVHKELGSDDVPDGKIDILLCRDSSREVGE; encoded by the coding sequence TGTTTCTGGCACGCCTATTGTAAGGAGTCTTCAGAAAAGCACCATAAGGAAATATGGATACAATTTGGCACCCTACATGTTTTTGTTACTACACGTAAATGAGCTTTCGATTTTTTCCGCATATCAAGCAAGTTTACCTGGCGGTAAGAAAGTCGACACAGAGCGGCTGAAACGTGATCTATGCCCACGTAAACCCACCGAGATAAAGTACTTTTCACAGATATGTAACGAtatgatgaacaaaaaagacGGATTGGGTGATATTTTGCATATTATCTTGCGAGCATGTGCGCTTAATTTTGGGGCGGGACCCCGTGGTGGTGCTGGtgaggaagaagatctATCTGTTGCGAATGAACAATCCGTTATTCCCTCTGTGGACGAGCATGGCTTAAAAGTATGCAAGTTGCGCAGTCCTAACACTCCACGAAGGCTCAGAAAAACACTAGATGCCGTGAAAGCTTTATTGGTGTCTTCTTGTGCTTGCACCGCAAAGGATTtagatatatttgatgaCAACAACGGCGTTGCGATGTGGAAATGGATCAAAATTCTGTACCACGAAGTAGCACAGGAAACCGCGCTGAAGGACTCTTATAGAATAACTTTGGTACCTTCTTCTGATGGTATATCAGTATGTGGAAAACTGTTTAATCGCGAGTATGTCCGCAGCTTTTACTTTGCATGCAAGGCTCAGTTTGACAACCTTTGGGAAGAGTTGAACAATTGCTTTTATATGCCTACAGTGGTTGATATTGCCAGTCTCATTTTGCGTAATCGAGACGTGTTGTTCAGAGAGCCAAAGCGAGGAATTGACGAGTATCTGGAAAAcgattcttttcttcaaatgataCCTGTTAAATATCGTGAAATTGTGCTGCCAAAGTTGAGAAGAGATACTAACAAAATGACCGCGGCtcttaaaaataaagtggCTGTTGCAATTGACGAGCTTACGGTGCCACTTATGTGGATGATCCATTTTGCCGTAGGATACCCTTACCGGTATCCAGAGCTTCAGCTACTCGCTTTTGCCGGTCCTCAGCGCAACGTATACGTCGACGATATAACAAGGCGCATCCAACTATACACTGATTATAACAAGAACGGTTCATCGGAGCCTCGACTAAAGACACTTGACGGACTCACTTCAGATTACTTGTTTTACTTTGTCACTGTGCTAAGGCAAATGCAGATATGTGCGCTTGGTAACAGTTATGACGCCTTTAAACACGATCCTTGGATGGATGTCGTGGGGTTTGAGGATCCAAATCAAGTAACAAATCGAGATACTTCGAGGATAGTTTTGTATTCCTACTTGTTTCTGAATACCGCTAAGGGCTGTCTCGTTGAATATGCAACTTTTCGACAGTACATGAGGGAACTTCCGAAGAATGTACCTCAGAAGCTGAATTTTCGGGAGATGCGCCAGGGGTTGATTGCCCTAGGGCGGCACTGCGTAGGTAGCAGATTTGAAACAGATTTGTACGAGTCGGCGACGAGTGAACTCATGGCCAACCATTCCGTTCAAACAGGGCGAAACATTTACGGTGTGGATTCCTTTTCGTTAACCAGTGTCAGTGGAACGACCGCCACTTTATTGCAGGAGCGAGCTTCCGAGCGCTGGATTCAATGGTTAGGCCTTGAAAGAGACTACCATTGTTCCTTCTCCAGTACTCGGAATGCGAGAGATGTAGTAGCAGCAGTAGCAGGCGAAGCGAGTTCagatcatcatcaaaattttttgagtgCAACGCGAAAAAGGCCCCGAGAGCCCAAGAGCACAAACGATATCCTCGTCGCAGGTCGGAAACTTTTTGGCAGATCCTTTGAATTCAGGGACTTGCATCAGTTGCGCTTATGTTATGAAATATACATGGCAGACACACCCTCTGTTGCAGTACAAGCCTCACCGGGCTATGGTAAGACGGAGTTGTTTCATCTTCCCTTAATAGCACTCGCGTCCAAGAGCGACGTGAAACATGTGTCGTTTCTGTTTGTACCGTACACAGTGTTGCTTGCTAATTGCATGATCAGGTTGCGCCGAGGCGGTTTCTTGAATGTGGCCACTGTAAGaaactttattgaagaGGGTTACGATGGTGTTACTGATTTATACGTGGGGATCTACGATGACCTTGCTAGCGCCAACTTCACAGACAGGATAGCTGGGTGGGATAATATTGTTGAGTGCACCTTTAGGACCAACAATGTAAAGTTGGGTTACCTCATTGTAGATGAGTTTCACAACTTGGAAACGGAGGTCTACCGGCAGCCGCAATTTGGGGGCATAAGGAACCTCGATTTTGACGCTTTCGAGAAAGCAATCTTTTTGAGCGGCACAGCACCTGAGGCTGTAGCCGATGCTGCGTTGCAGCGCATAGGGCTTACGGGACTGAGCAAGAAATCGATGGACATCAACGAGCTCAAACGGTCGGAAGACCTCAGCAGAGGTTTATCCAGCTATCCCACACAGATGTTCAATCTGATTAAGGAGAAATCTGAGGTGCCTTTAGGGCATGTGCataaaatttggaaaaaagtggaATCACCTCCCGAAGAAGCACTGAAGCTTCTTTTAGCCCTGTTTGAAACTGAACCAGAGTCGAAGGCCATTGTAATTGCTAGCACAACCAAACAAGTGGAAGAACTGGCCTGCTCTTGGAGGGAGTATTTCAAGGTGGTATGGATACACGGGAAGCTGGGTGCTGCGGAAAAGGTGTCTCGCACGGAGGAGTTTGTCACTGACGGTGGCATGCGAGTTCTCATCGGAACAAAATTAGTGACTGAAGGAATTGACATTAAGGaattgatgatggtgatcACGCTTGATAATAgacttaatattattgagCTCATTCAAGGCGTGGGAAGACTAAGAGAAGGAGGCCTCTGTTATCTATTATCTAGAAAAAACAGTTGGGCGGCAAGGAATCGTAGGGGTGAATTATCACCAATTAAGGAAGGCTGTATAACCGAACAGGTACGCGAGTTTTATGGACttgaatcaaagaaaggaaaaaagggCCAGCATGTTGGATGCTGTGGCTCCAGGACGGACCTGTCGGCAGACACAGTGGAACTGATAAAGAGAATGGACAGATTGGCTGAAAATCCGGCCACAGCCTCCATGTCGGTTGCTGCGTTACCGTCTAGTTCACAAGAGAGAAGTAGTAGTGACAGGTACAGAGATTATTGCAGCAGCGATGAGGACAGCAACGCGGGCATTCAtgatagtaccaatgctagcaccaatgctagtaccaatgctagtaccaatgctagtaccaatgctagtaccaatgctagtaccaatgctagtaccaatgctagtaccaatgctagtaccaatgctagtaccaatgctagtaccaatgctagtaccaatgctagtaccaatgctagtacTAATGctagcaccaatgctagcACTAACGCCAGTACTAATGCTAGTACTGATGCCAGTACCAATGCCAGTACCAATGCCAGTACCAATGCCAGTACCAATTCTAGTACTGATGCCAGTACCAATGCCAGTACCAATTCTAGTACTGATGCTAATACTGATGCTAATACTGctgatagtaccaatgctaatACTGATGCTAATACTGctgatagtaccaatgctaggactagtgctgttaccaccgccagcaccaatgctaggactagtgctgttaccaccgccagcaccaatgctaggactagtgctgttaccaccgccagcaccaacgtcaggactagtgctgttaccaccgccagcaccaatgctaggactagtgctgttaccaccgccagcaccaatgccaggactagtgctgttaccaccgccagcaccaacgCCAGGACTAGTGCTACTACCACCGCCAGTACCACTGCTAGCACCAACGAGGACTCCAATACAGGTGGAAATGCTGAGAGTAATAGATTCCATCCAGCCACTGACATTGATAAAGAGCCATATAAGCGGAAAGGAAGTCAAATGGTCTCGCTagagagaaagaaactgaaaGCACAATTTCCCAATACTTCTGAGAATATGAATGTATTAGAGTTTCTTGGCTTTCGGTCCGATGAAATTAAACATCTTTTCCTGTATGGTATCGATATATACTTCTGCCCAGAGGGAGTATTCACACAATACGGATTATGCAAGGGCTGTCAAAAAATGTTCGAGCTCTGCGTCTGCTGGGCTCGCCAGAAAGTATCGTATCGGAGGATAGCTTGGGAAGCACTAGCTGTGGAGAGAATGCTGCGAAACGACGaggaatacaaagaatacTTGGAAGATATTGAGCCATATCATGGGGACCCTGTTGGatatttgagattttttaccgtaaaaaagagagagaTCTACTCTCagatacaaaaaaaatatgcttGGTACCTGGCTATtactagaagaagagaaacaaTTAGTGTACTGGATTCGACAAGAGGCAAGCAAGGGAGCCGAGTTTTCCGCATGTCTGGAAGGCAAATCAAAGAGTTGTATTTCAAAGTATGGAGCAACTTGCGTGAATCAAAGACGGAGGTGCTGCAGTACTTTTTGAACTGGGACGAAAAAAAGTGCCAGGAAGAATGGGAGGCAAAAGACGATACGGTCGTTGTGGAGGCACTCGAGAAACTTGGAGTTTTTCAGCGTTTGCGTTCTATGACAAGCGCTGGACTGCAGGGTCCGCAGTACGTCAAGCTGCAATTTTGCAGGCATCATCAACAGCTGAGGAACAGGTATGAATTAAGTTTAGGAATGCACTTGCGGGAACAGATTGCGCTGGGAGTTATCCCATCTAAACCGCCGCATTGGACGCCTTTCCTCTCGATGCTGATAGGCTTGTTCtacaataaaatatttcgGCAGAAACTGGAGTATCTTTTGGAGCAGATCTCGGAGGTGTGGTTATTACCACATTGGCTTGATTTGGCAAACGTCGAAGTTCTCGCTGCAGATAACACGAAAGTACCACTGTACATGCTGATGGTAGCGGTTCACAAAGAGCTAGGTAGCGATGATGTTCCAGACGGTAAAattgatatattattatgtagaGATTCGAGCAGAGAAGTTGGAGAGTGA